The Listeria monocytogenes genome window below encodes:
- a CDS encoding ABC transporter ATP-binding protein: MTKVLTFENISYWYKTKEESILSDINYDFEAGVFYTVVGSSGSGKTTFLSLAGGLDTQKEGDIFYKGSSLKSIGLQQFRNKYVSIVFQSYNLLTYMTALQNVTTAMEITHVNQPDKKAFALSMLEKVGITEDMARQKVLTLSGGQQQRVSIARALCCETELIVADEPTGNLDERTSKEVVTLFQDLAHKEGKCVIMVTHDPEIAKVSDVKLTLKNGSFVEKKQSTNSRINS; this comes from the coding sequence ATGACCAAAGTATTAACATTTGAAAATATTTCTTATTGGTATAAAACGAAAGAAGAATCGATTTTAAGTGACATCAATTATGATTTTGAAGCGGGTGTTTTTTATACAGTAGTCGGCAGTTCTGGCTCAGGAAAAACAACCTTCTTATCCCTTGCAGGAGGACTTGATACACAAAAAGAAGGGGATATTTTCTATAAGGGCAGCTCACTTAAAAGCATTGGCTTACAACAGTTTAGAAATAAATATGTATCCATTGTTTTCCAAAGTTATAATCTGCTGACCTATATGACCGCACTACAAAATGTCACAACGGCAATGGAAATTACCCATGTCAATCAACCAGACAAAAAAGCCTTTGCACTGAGTATGTTGGAAAAAGTAGGTATTACAGAAGACATGGCACGACAAAAAGTATTGACGTTAAGCGGTGGACAACAACAACGGGTTTCGATAGCGCGGGCTCTCTGCTGTGAAACAGAATTAATTGTAGCAGATGAACCGACCGGAAATTTGGATGAACGTACTAGTAAAGAAGTAGTTACTTTATTCCAAGATTTAGCGCATAAAGAAGGTAAATGCGTCATCATGGTAACGCATGACCCCGAGATCGCAAAAGTATCCGATGTGAAACTAACACTAAAAAACGGAAGCTTTGTTGAAAAGAAGCAATCAACGAATAGTCGAATAAACAGTTGA
- a CDS encoding ABC transporter permease has product MNFFKRAWLSMKARKGRSVLQLIIFTVVCVLILSGFTIQSAADKASELAREQLGGTVTLTVDREKQMQAMRDEAASSDTSSTESKPKFESSPIDVSDANELAKLNHVASYNYYSSTQALASGFDPIESSGDTSSSSDESSTTTETQGPGGGQGGPQMVDADLSISGLLDSATSTDFEAGTSELTSGVAITSADKDKNVAMVEENLAKENDWKVGDSFTVTSSDGNTKVTLKIVGIYKTTDSGSDMAQNFSFLNPYNKVYVPYTVANTIKGSDYKNTVDSAVYTMDDAANISAFEKEAKKVDSIDWDTFKLDANDTLYQQMIGPINSVASFSKNVVYIVSIAGALILGLLVMMQVRDRKYEMGVLLAIGEKRGKLIAQFFVEILIVALVSFGLAAASSHYVAQLAGNQLLAQQNSSTTETTTTTENRGPGGSGQGGGPGGFGQSVSNLTKNTEQIKELDIQVTLEDMLKMGGIGIGIAFISVLLPAALVLRMNPKTILTKQE; this is encoded by the coding sequence ATGAATTTTTTTAAGAGAGCATGGCTCAGCATGAAAGCGAGAAAAGGAAGATCTGTTTTACAATTAATTATATTCACAGTTGTCTGTGTGCTTATTTTATCAGGCTTTACCATTCAATCAGCCGCAGATAAGGCAAGCGAGTTGGCAAGAGAACAACTTGGCGGAACGGTAACACTGACTGTTGACCGTGAAAAACAAATGCAAGCAATGCGAGACGAGGCTGCAAGTAGTGATACCAGTTCAACTGAATCCAAGCCGAAATTTGAGAGCAGCCCGATAGATGTTAGTGATGCTAATGAATTAGCGAAATTAAATCATGTAGCAAGTTATAATTACTATTCTAGTACACAAGCTTTAGCATCCGGATTTGATCCAATTGAGTCTTCTGGTGATACATCTTCTTCCAGTGATGAATCATCTACAACAACGGAAACACAAGGACCAGGAGGCGGCCAAGGTGGACCGCAAATGGTTGATGCCGATTTAAGCATTAGCGGTTTACTTGATTCTGCTACAAGCACTGATTTTGAAGCAGGAACAAGCGAACTAACAAGTGGTGTAGCAATTACTTCCGCTGACAAAGACAAAAATGTAGCCATGGTAGAAGAAAATTTAGCTAAAGAAAATGATTGGAAAGTGGGCGATTCTTTCACAGTTACTTCTAGCGATGGTAATACAAAAGTAACGTTAAAAATCGTTGGAATTTATAAAACAACTGATTCTGGAAGTGATATGGCACAAAACTTCTCCTTCCTAAATCCTTACAACAAAGTATATGTTCCTTACACAGTAGCCAATACAATTAAAGGCTCGGATTATAAAAATACAGTAGACTCGGCTGTTTATACGATGGATGACGCTGCTAACATTTCTGCTTTTGAAAAAGAAGCAAAAAAAGTCGACAGCATTGATTGGGATACATTTAAATTAGATGCTAATGACACACTTTACCAACAAATGATTGGACCAATTAATAGCGTCGCATCTTTCTCTAAAAATGTGGTTTATATTGTGAGTATTGCCGGAGCGCTCATCTTAGGTCTACTCGTGATGATGCAAGTGCGCGACCGCAAATATGAAATGGGTGTACTTTTGGCAATTGGTGAAAAACGCGGTAAATTGATTGCGCAATTCTTTGTGGAAATTTTGATTGTGGCACTTGTTTCCTTTGGCCTAGCCGCTGCAAGTAGTCATTATGTAGCACAATTAGCGGGAAATCAATTATTGGCGCAACAAAATTCATCTACTACTGAAACAACAACGACGACAGAAAACCGTGGTCCAGGTGGTAGTGGACAAGGCGGCGGTCCGGGTGGATTTGGTCAGAGCGTGAGTAACTTGACGAAAAACACCGAACAAATCAAAGAGCTAGATATTCAAGTAACATTAGAAGATATGCTGAAAATGGGCGGAATTGGTATCGGAATTGCCTTTATCTCAGTTCTTTTACCAGCGGCACTCGTTCTTCGTATGAATCCAAAAACAATTCTGACTAAACAGGAGTAG
- the pieR gene encoding two component system response regulator PieR, producing MKLLMIEDNVSVCEMIEMFFMKEEIDATFVHDGKQGYEAFFKDEYDIAIIDLMLPNMDGMTICRKIREVSDVPIIILTAKESESDQVLGLEMGADDYVTKPFSPLTLMARIKAVTRRKNSASPAENNEDILETTYFKISKRTREIFYQGELLDALTPKEFDLLYFLMQHPRQVFSREQLLEQVWGYQFYGDERTVDVHIKRLRQKIATETKPFLHTVWGVGYKFDETE from the coding sequence ATGAAATTACTTATGATAGAAGATAATGTAAGTGTTTGTGAAATGATAGAAATGTTCTTTATGAAAGAAGAAATTGATGCTACGTTCGTTCATGACGGCAAGCAGGGTTATGAAGCGTTTTTTAAAGATGAATATGATATTGCCATTATTGACTTAATGCTTCCTAATATGGACGGCATGACCATTTGCCGTAAAATTCGTGAAGTAAGCGATGTGCCAATTATCATTTTAACGGCTAAAGAGTCAGAATCCGATCAAGTACTTGGTCTCGAAATGGGCGCGGATGATTATGTAACTAAACCATTTAGCCCACTTACCTTAATGGCTCGAATTAAAGCAGTGACACGTCGAAAAAATAGCGCCTCTCCTGCAGAAAACAATGAAGATATTTTAGAAACAACTTATTTTAAAATTAGTAAACGAACACGCGAAATTTTTTATCAAGGGGAGCTCCTTGATGCTCTAACACCAAAAGAATTCGATTTACTCTATTTTTTAATGCAACATCCGCGACAAGTATTTTCAAGAGAGCAATTGTTAGAACAGGTTTGGGGCTATCAATTTTACGGAGATGAGCGCACAGTTGACGTTCATATCAAACGTTTACGACAAAAAATCGCCACCGAAACAAAGCCGTTTTTACACACTGTCTGGGGTGTCGGCTACAAATTTGATGAAACGGAATGA
- the pieS gene encoding two component system sensor histidine kinase PieS, whose protein sequence is MKRMKFKYAYQLFFTQFVILLIACIMIGLLVSHSLKDYFYQSQVDDLTSYGETISMDLRHSPQDATAQVLNTYQRTLDVKKIHYTIKNANDETIYPTQMDQPLPKDFSISSEDKKKLESGETVSKKIDNRFNREMTIVYVPIMDGDKFVGSIVLNSPISGTEQVIGTINRYMFYTILLSITVALILSAILSKLQVNRINKLRAATKDVIQGNYKARLKENNFDEIGALAIDFNKMTQTLEISQEEIERQEKRRRQFIADVSHEMRTPLTTISGLTEGLVNDIIPKSETDRCIALIDTEARRLTKLVNENLDYEKIRSNKIKLHKTRFNGKEFLELIKEQLDYVASEKGNIITVAVDKDMAIYADYDRLTQVFINIVKNSVQFTENGQITLTGSQDYKESVLTITDTGIGMNTEELEQIWERFYKADMSRTNTAFGESGIGLSIVKQLIEYHDGTITVTSEPNKGTSFTIRLPFFQDNEQ, encoded by the coding sequence ATGAAGCGAATGAAATTTAAATATGCTTACCAACTGTTTTTTACGCAATTTGTCATTTTGCTCATTGCTTGTATTATGATTGGACTGCTTGTCTCCCACTCATTAAAAGATTATTTTTACCAAAGCCAAGTAGACGACTTAACAAGCTACGGGGAAACCATTTCTATGGATCTTCGTCACTCGCCGCAAGATGCAACTGCTCAAGTGTTAAACACGTATCAGCGTACTTTGGATGTTAAAAAAATTCATTATACAATCAAAAACGCAAACGACGAAACGATTTATCCTACACAAATGGACCAGCCTCTGCCTAAAGACTTTTCGATTTCTTCGGAAGATAAGAAAAAACTGGAAAGCGGCGAAACGGTTAGTAAGAAAATAGATAATCGATTCAATAGAGAAATGACTATTGTATATGTGCCAATTATGGATGGTGATAAATTTGTCGGTTCTATCGTGCTGAATTCACCTATTAGCGGGACCGAGCAAGTAATTGGTACTATTAATCGGTACATGTTCTATACTATTTTACTTTCCATAACAGTTGCACTTATTCTTAGTGCAATTTTGTCCAAACTACAAGTGAATCGAATCAACAAATTACGAGCAGCGACGAAAGATGTTATTCAAGGGAACTACAAAGCGCGACTAAAAGAAAATAACTTTGATGAAATTGGGGCGCTTGCGATTGATTTCAATAAGATGACACAAACGCTTGAAATATCGCAAGAAGAAATTGAAAGACAAGAAAAACGTCGCCGTCAGTTTATTGCGGATGTTTCTCATGAAATGCGCACCCCACTTACAACGATTAGCGGTCTTACAGAAGGACTGGTTAATGACATTATTCCTAAAAGTGAAACAGATCGTTGTATAGCACTCATTGATACAGAAGCGAGACGTTTAACCAAACTAGTCAACGAAAATTTAGATTATGAAAAAATTCGAAGCAACAAAATCAAACTTCACAAAACCCGGTTTAATGGGAAAGAATTCCTTGAGTTAATCAAAGAACAACTTGATTATGTAGCCAGTGAGAAAGGCAACATAATCACTGTTGCAGTAGATAAAGATATGGCGATTTATGCAGATTATGATCGCTTAACGCAAGTATTTATCAATATCGTCAAAAACAGTGTCCAATTTACAGAAAATGGACAGATTACTTTAACTGGCTCTCAAGATTATAAAGAATCTGTTTTAACGATTACTGATACCGGAATTGGTATGAATACAGAAGAATTAGAACAAATTTGGGAAAGGTTTTATAAAGCCGATATGTCTCGAACAAATACCGCTTTTGGCGAATCCGGCATTGGTTTATCCATTGTGAAGCAACTGATTGAATATCATGATGGAACTATTACTGTAACAAGTGAACCGAATAAAGGTACTTCTTTTACGATTCGCCTTCCTTTTTTTCAAGATAACGAACAATAA
- a CDS encoding ATP-dependent RecD-like DNA helicase produces MAEQESLALFNDTPEELFMKGTMLSTIFYNAENLFSVVRILVKETNADWDEKDIIVTGFFPALHEQEVYTFYGKMQEHAKFGQQFKADRFRKEMPQSRAGLINYLSGELFKGIGKVTAENIVDTIGDDAITKILSDPSLLNTVPKLPSGTAESLLASLRENQGLEHVMVGLNEYGFGPQLSMKIFQAYKQNAIEVLENNPYKLIEDVKGIGFQRADELGRKLGLGGNHPERLRAGILFMLDSVCMQQGHVYMEQEVLLGEVTYLLEESEGIRIDQNILMSQVEKLAEEQKIITENTRVYMPSLYYSESGFAYHVKRMLKQTEYQEQFPQSEFLLALGELEERIGVHYGDSQRQALEKALMSPMLVLTGGPGTGKTTVIKGIVELYAELNGVSLDPHAYKDGATFPVLLAAPTGRAAKRMSESTGLPAMTIHRLLGMNGQEQMDDDAERLIDGRLLIVDEMSMVDIWLANQLFRALPAHMQVVLVGDQDQLPSVGPGQVLKDILQSEQIPTVALSDIYRQKDGSSIIEMAHYIKEGMLPADFTKNSADRSFFHCTVNQIGDVVEQVVKNAKNKGFRAKDIQVLAPMYRGPAGIDILNKKLQEIFNPNDTGRRKEVQFGEIKYRVHDKVLQLINQPEKNVFNGDIGEIVSIIYAKENTEKQDLIVVQFDQTEVSYYRQEFNQLTHAYCCSIHKAQGSEFPIVIMPIVRSYYRMLRRDLLYTGVTRSKQFLILCGEEEAFRMGIERIDENKRNTTLSERLMSEDVLLEQMTNKRILTADNITEIDPMIGMEGITPEQFMAG; encoded by the coding sequence ATGGCTGAACAAGAATCACTCGCTCTATTTAACGATACACCAGAAGAACTTTTCATGAAGGGCACGATGCTGTCCACCATTTTTTATAATGCCGAAAACCTCTTTTCTGTAGTACGAATATTGGTCAAAGAAACCAATGCGGATTGGGACGAAAAAGATATTATCGTAACCGGCTTTTTCCCAGCACTTCACGAGCAAGAAGTGTACACTTTCTACGGAAAAATGCAGGAACATGCTAAATTTGGTCAACAGTTTAAAGCAGACCGGTTTCGTAAAGAAATGCCACAATCACGCGCGGGCTTAATTAATTATCTATCCGGTGAACTTTTTAAAGGCATTGGTAAAGTTACTGCTGAAAATATTGTGGATACGATTGGCGACGATGCTATCACAAAAATTCTATCCGATCCGAGTTTGCTAAATACAGTACCTAAGTTGCCATCTGGCACGGCAGAAAGTCTGCTTGCTTCCCTTAGAGAAAATCAAGGGTTGGAGCACGTGATGGTCGGATTAAACGAATATGGCTTTGGTCCACAATTATCCATGAAAATTTTTCAGGCTTATAAACAAAATGCGATTGAAGTATTAGAAAATAACCCCTATAAATTAATTGAAGACGTAAAAGGAATTGGTTTTCAGCGGGCTGATGAACTTGGGCGGAAACTAGGTCTTGGTGGGAATCATCCAGAACGACTGCGTGCTGGGATTTTATTTATGTTAGATTCGGTTTGTATGCAACAAGGTCATGTATATATGGAGCAAGAGGTTCTGCTTGGAGAAGTAACTTATTTACTGGAAGAAAGCGAAGGCATTCGTATTGACCAAAATATTTTAATGTCTCAAGTAGAAAAATTAGCCGAAGAACAAAAGATTATCACGGAAAATACACGTGTTTACATGCCATCACTCTATTATTCAGAGAGCGGCTTTGCCTATCATGTGAAGCGAATGCTTAAACAAACAGAATACCAAGAGCAATTCCCGCAGTCCGAATTTTTGCTAGCTCTCGGAGAATTAGAGGAACGGATTGGCGTTCACTACGGGGATTCGCAACGTCAAGCCTTGGAAAAAGCGTTAATGTCTCCGATGCTCGTACTTACTGGTGGTCCCGGAACAGGAAAAACAACGGTCATTAAAGGGATAGTAGAGTTGTACGCGGAGCTAAATGGTGTGAGTCTTGACCCGCATGCCTATAAAGATGGAGCAACGTTTCCTGTGCTTCTTGCCGCTCCAACAGGTCGCGCTGCTAAACGAATGTCAGAATCAACCGGACTTCCAGCGATGACTATTCACCGTCTACTTGGAATGAACGGCCAGGAACAAATGGATGATGATGCAGAGCGGCTGATTGATGGACGACTGTTGATTGTAGATGAGATGTCGATGGTTGACATTTGGCTAGCTAACCAATTATTCCGTGCTTTACCAGCACATATGCAAGTCGTACTCGTTGGTGACCAAGATCAATTGCCGTCAGTCGGACCAGGTCAAGTACTCAAAGATATTCTTCAATCAGAACAAATTCCAACCGTAGCGCTTTCAGATATTTATCGCCAAAAGGATGGTTCTTCCATTATCGAAATGGCGCATTATATAAAAGAGGGCATGTTGCCAGCTGATTTCACCAAAAATAGCGCGGATCGCTCTTTTTTTCACTGTACAGTAAACCAAATTGGTGATGTAGTCGAACAAGTGGTGAAAAATGCAAAAAACAAAGGCTTTCGAGCAAAAGACATCCAAGTTTTAGCGCCGATGTATCGTGGTCCAGCAGGGATTGACATTTTAAATAAAAAACTACAAGAAATATTTAATCCAAATGATACCGGTCGTCGGAAAGAAGTTCAATTTGGCGAAATAAAATATCGCGTGCATGATAAAGTACTACAATTAATTAACCAACCGGAAAAGAATGTGTTTAATGGGGACATTGGTGAAATTGTGTCTATTATCTATGCAAAAGAAAATACCGAAAAACAAGATTTGATTGTCGTTCAATTTGACCAAACAGAGGTTTCTTACTATAGACAAGAATTTAATCAATTGACCCATGCTTACTGTTGTTCGATTCATAAAGCGCAGGGAAGTGAATTTCCGATTGTGATTATGCCAATTGTCCGCAGTTACTACCGGATGTTACGCCGCGATTTACTTTATACCGGGGTAACGAGGAGTAAACAGTTTCTTATTCTTTGCGGAGAAGAAGAAGCTTTTCGAATGGGGATAGAACGAATTGATGAAAATAAGCGTAATACAACTCTCTCTGAACGTTTAATGAGCGAAGATGTCTTATTAGAACAAATGACGAATAAACGAATTCTTACTGCTGACAATATTACCGAAATAGATCCGATGATTGGAATGGAAGGAATTACTCCAGAACAATTTATGGCAGGATGA
- a CDS encoding tetratricopeptide repeat protein, which yields MQEGNLEEAVKLFTEVIEEHPSDPVGYINFGNVLLSMDDFERAELFFKRALELDDTVPAAYYSLGNLYYELERYQEAADSFQNATKQGMENGDLFFMLGMSFVQMEELTLAMPYLLRSVELNPEDGEALFQYGIVLARSGFYEDAITMLERVLLVKPEDPDALYNIGAAYLAWQGDIVLAKNYFERAIATDASHELAENALNAIQDLENEAE from the coding sequence ATGCAAGAAGGCAATTTAGAAGAAGCAGTTAAATTATTTACAGAAGTGATTGAAGAACACCCAAGTGATCCGGTTGGTTATATAAATTTTGGAAATGTTTTACTCTCCATGGATGATTTTGAACGTGCGGAATTATTCTTCAAAAGAGCACTTGAGCTAGATGACACAGTACCTGCTGCTTACTATAGTTTAGGAAATTTGTATTATGAACTAGAGCGTTATCAAGAGGCAGCAGATAGCTTCCAAAATGCAACAAAACAAGGGATGGAAAACGGCGACTTATTTTTCATGTTAGGAATGAGTTTTGTTCAGATGGAGGAGCTAACACTTGCGATGCCATATTTACTTAGAAGTGTCGAATTAAACCCAGAAGACGGAGAAGCGTTATTTCAATATGGGATCGTGCTTGCTCGTAGCGGTTTTTATGAAGATGCAATTACTATGTTAGAACGTGTTTTACTTGTTAAACCAGAGGATCCAGATGCACTTTACAATATTGGTGCGGCTTATCTGGCATGGCAAGGAGATATCGTTCTTGCTAAAAATTATTTTGAAAGAGCAATTGCTACAGATGCATCACATGAGTTGGCTGAAAATGCCTTGAACGCGATTCAAGATTTAGAAAACGAAGCAGAGTAA
- a CDS encoding alpha/beta hydrolase, with product MKKIAIFGSAIVLFCLLIWGYFYFNSEPSTIAENAANSTKTVDVLEENDILVFTPRKSDADMSIILYPGAFVDALSYAPLANKLASSGYKTYIVEMPLNLAVFGKDRAADIIDEAPDEKFVIGGHSLGGVMSSRFAHNNEKEIEGAFFLASYPDKKGSLKNAPFPVLSITATNDDVLNQGSYNKNKKYLPKDTTFVSIKGGNHAQFGSYGKQHGDGKATISGPEQTDQVANALIMWLNTSVKNQER from the coding sequence ATGAAAAAGATAGCGATTTTTGGGAGTGCGATTGTTTTATTTTGTCTTCTTATATGGGGATATTTTTATTTCAACTCAGAACCGTCTACGATTGCAGAAAATGCGGCAAATTCAACTAAAACGGTGGATGTACTTGAGGAAAACGACATTCTGGTATTTACCCCACGGAAATCTGATGCCGATATGAGTATCATTTTATATCCGGGTGCGTTTGTTGACGCTTTAAGTTATGCACCTCTTGCAAACAAACTTGCTTCGAGCGGTTACAAAACGTACATCGTTGAAATGCCTCTTAATTTGGCGGTATTTGGTAAAGATCGAGCTGCTGACATTATTGACGAAGCTCCGGATGAAAAATTTGTTATTGGTGGACATTCACTTGGTGGCGTAATGTCTTCTAGATTCGCACACAATAACGAAAAAGAAATAGAAGGCGCTTTTTTCTTAGCTAGTTACCCAGATAAAAAAGGTTCCTTAAAAAACGCACCTTTTCCAGTACTATCTATCACAGCAACAAATGATGATGTGTTAAACCAAGGTTCATATAATAAAAATAAAAAATACTTACCTAAAGATACTACCTTCGTTTCTATTAAAGGTGGAAACCATGCGCAATTCGGTTCATATGGAAAACAACATGGGGACGGAAAAGCGACGATTAGTGGACCAGAACAAACAGATCAAGTAGCGAATGCACTTATTATGTGGCTTAATACATCTGTAAAAAATCAGGAAAGATAA
- the mnmA gene encoding tRNA 2-thiouridine(34) synthase MnmA, whose protein sequence is MSTNNSDIRVVVGMSGGVDSSVTAHILKEQGYDVIGIFMKNWDDTDEFGVCTATEDYDDVIRVANQIGIPYYAVNFEKEYWDKVFTYFLDEYKLGRTPNPDVMCNKEIKFKAFLEHAESLGADYVATGHYAQVKKVGDEIELLRGVDNNKDQTYFLNQLSQDQLKKVMFPLGGMEKTEVREIAKKAGLATANKKDSTGICFIGERNFKQFLSEYLPAQPGEMRTLNGEVLGKHDGLMYYTIGQRHGLGIGGDGEPWFVVGKDLKENVLFVEQGFHHETLYSDSLIATDISFTTNAEKPKTIECTAKFRYRQTDTKVTVHLREDGTAEVVFADPVRAITPGQAVVFYDGDICLGGGTIDTVWKNGAKLDYVG, encoded by the coding sequence TTGAGTACAAATAATAGTGACATTCGTGTAGTTGTCGGCATGTCAGGCGGAGTAGATTCATCTGTCACTGCTCATATATTAAAAGAACAAGGTTATGATGTTATTGGCATCTTTATGAAAAATTGGGATGATACGGACGAATTTGGCGTATGTACAGCAACGGAAGATTATGATGATGTAATTCGCGTAGCCAACCAAATCGGTATTCCATATTATGCGGTCAATTTTGAAAAAGAGTATTGGGACAAAGTGTTTACGTATTTCTTAGATGAATATAAACTTGGGCGCACGCCAAACCCGGACGTTATGTGTAATAAAGAAATTAAATTTAAGGCATTTTTAGAACACGCAGAAAGTCTTGGTGCGGACTATGTGGCAACGGGGCACTACGCACAAGTGAAAAAAGTCGGTGATGAAATCGAATTACTTCGAGGTGTTGATAATAATAAAGATCAAACGTACTTTTTAAACCAACTTTCACAAGATCAATTGAAAAAAGTGATGTTTCCTCTTGGCGGCATGGAAAAAACAGAAGTGCGCGAAATTGCGAAAAAAGCCGGACTTGCTACTGCGAACAAAAAAGATAGTACTGGGATTTGTTTCATTGGCGAAAGAAACTTCAAGCAATTTTTAAGCGAATATCTTCCAGCACAACCGGGCGAAATGAGAACGTTGAACGGTGAAGTGTTAGGGAAACATGACGGCTTGATGTATTACACAATCGGACAACGTCATGGTCTAGGCATTGGTGGCGACGGCGAACCTTGGTTTGTTGTTGGTAAAGATTTAAAAGAAAATGTATTGTTTGTGGAACAAGGTTTCCATCATGAAACACTTTATTCAGATTCATTAATTGCGACAGATATTTCTTTCACAACGAATGCAGAAAAACCAAAAACAATCGAATGTACGGCCAAATTCCGTTATCGTCAAACCGATACGAAAGTAACCGTGCATTTGCGCGAAGATGGGACAGCAGAAGTAGTTTTCGCTGATCCAGTTCGAGCAATTACACCAGGTCAAGCGGTTGTATTTTATGATGGCGATATTTGCCTTGGCGGTGGAACCATTGATACAGTTTGGAAAAATGGCGCGAAGTTAGATTATGTGGGCTAA